Proteins encoded within one genomic window of Jiangella mangrovi:
- a CDS encoding VOC family protein has protein sequence MSVQPTPAHYRRVTPCLVVDGAAKALEFYAEVFGATERMRFPGPGDSVAHAEIEIGDSVLIVEDASPMMGTEAPPAGGLPGSPSFLFLYVADVDAVVARAVELGATLKRAPEDQFYGDRDGFVVDPFGHGWTIATHVEDVEPEELGRRLAALQGA, from the coding sequence ATGAGCGTGCAGCCGACCCCCGCGCACTACCGCCGCGTCACCCCCTGCCTCGTCGTCGACGGGGCGGCGAAGGCGCTCGAGTTCTACGCCGAGGTGTTCGGCGCGACCGAGCGGATGCGGTTCCCCGGGCCTGGCGACAGCGTCGCGCACGCCGAGATCGAGATCGGCGACTCGGTGCTGATCGTCGAGGACGCGTCGCCGATGATGGGCACCGAGGCGCCGCCGGCCGGCGGGCTGCCGGGGTCGCCGTCGTTCCTGTTCCTCTACGTCGCGGACGTCGACGCCGTCGTCGCCCGCGCCGTCGAGCTGGGGGCGACGCTGAAGCGGGCACCCGAGGACCAGTTCTACGGCGACCGCGACGGCTTCGTCGTCGACCCGTTCGGGCACGGCTGGACCATCGCGACGCACGTCGAGGACGTCGAGCCCGAGGAGCTGGGCCGCCGCCTGGCCGCGCTGCAGGGAGCCTGA
- a CDS encoding YciI family protein — protein MKYVLLFVDTEQFHADLQAMTPDDRARAFGLVDAWVAEHRGVIRGGNKLQDAHTATTVRLDGPEPVVTDGPFVEGKEVVSGYFEIEVADLDEALRMAKSWPGCPVIEIRPLES, from the coding sequence ATGAAGTACGTGCTGTTGTTCGTCGACACCGAGCAGTTCCACGCCGACCTTCAGGCTATGACGCCCGACGACCGCGCCCGCGCGTTCGGGCTGGTCGACGCGTGGGTGGCCGAGCACCGCGGCGTCATCCGCGGCGGCAACAAGCTCCAGGACGCCCACACCGCGACCACCGTCCGCCTCGACGGGCCGGAGCCGGTCGTCACCGACGGACCGTTCGTCGAGGGCAAGGAGGTCGTGAGCGGCTACTTCGAGATCGAGGTCGCCGATCTCGACGAGGCGCTGCGCATGGCGAAGAGCTGGCCGGGCTGCCCGGTGATCGAGATCCGGCCGCTGGAGTCATGA
- a CDS encoding RNA polymerase sigma factor, which produces MTAAGPARDEAAYDELARTVREHAGRLATALVRLIGDFGAAEDLVQDAVVEALRRWPVDGIPDRPDAWLFTVARRRGLDVLRREARYREKLAQVQWPVPSEPDERLRLIFTCCHPALPRSAQVALTLRVVCGLTTAQIGRAFLVPETTVAQRITRAKRKIADAGIPYRLPVEADLRARTAEVLTVVYLMLNEGYLSSGGEVASQRLVDDAEWLAALLHELLPDEPEVAGLLALIRLHRARAGGRFSAGGDLVLLADQDRSRWDHAAIADAVDLLTRTARRRQPGPYQLQAAIVACHAEAPRWEDTDWEQIVLLYDLLLAVAPSPVTRLHRAVALRYVAGPEAALAELDGEPAGRLDAYHLWHATRADLLRDLGRPAEARAADERALRLTSNPAEQAILHERLRWEP; this is translated from the coding sequence ATGACGGCGGCAGGCCCGGCTCGCGACGAGGCGGCCTACGACGAGCTGGCCCGCACCGTGCGCGAGCACGCGGGCCGGCTCGCGACCGCCCTGGTCCGGCTGATCGGCGACTTCGGCGCCGCCGAGGACCTGGTCCAGGACGCCGTCGTCGAGGCGCTGCGGCGGTGGCCTGTCGACGGCATCCCGGACCGGCCGGACGCCTGGCTGTTCACCGTCGCCCGGCGCCGCGGCCTCGACGTGCTGCGCCGCGAGGCCCGCTACCGCGAGAAGCTGGCCCAGGTGCAGTGGCCGGTGCCGTCGGAACCGGACGAGCGCCTGCGGCTGATCTTCACCTGCTGCCACCCGGCGCTCCCCCGGTCCGCGCAGGTCGCGCTGACGCTGCGCGTGGTGTGCGGGCTGACGACGGCGCAGATCGGGCGCGCGTTCCTGGTGCCGGAGACGACGGTGGCGCAGCGGATCACGCGGGCGAAGCGGAAGATCGCCGACGCCGGGATCCCGTACCGGCTACCGGTCGAGGCGGACCTCCGGGCGCGGACGGCCGAGGTGCTCACCGTCGTCTACCTCATGCTCAACGAGGGCTACCTGTCCTCAGGCGGCGAGGTCGCGTCACAGCGGCTGGTCGACGACGCCGAGTGGCTGGCGGCGCTGCTGCACGAGCTGCTGCCGGACGAGCCGGAGGTCGCCGGGCTGCTGGCGCTGATCCGGCTGCACCGCGCCCGGGCGGGCGGCCGCTTCTCCGCCGGCGGCGACCTCGTGCTGCTCGCCGACCAGGACCGGTCCCGCTGGGACCACGCGGCCATCGCCGACGCCGTCGACCTGCTGACCCGCACGGCCCGGCGCCGGCAGCCGGGGCCCTACCAGCTGCAGGCCGCGATCGTCGCCTGTCACGCCGAGGCGCCGCGGTGGGAGGACACCGACTGGGAGCAGATCGTGCTGCTGTACGACCTGCTGCTGGCGGTCGCGCCGTCGCCGGTGACGCGTCTGCACCGGGCGGTGGCGCTGCGGTACGTGGCCGGGCCCGAGGCGGCGTTGGCCGAGCTGGACGGCGAGCCGGCCGGGCGGCTCGACGCGTACCACCTGTGGCACGCGACCAGGGCCGACCTGCTGCGCGACCTCGGCCGACCGGCTGAGGCTCGGGCGGCGGACGAGCGCGCCCTGCGTCTCACCAGCAACCCGGCCGAGCAGGCGATCCTGCACGAGCGGCTGCGCTGGGAGCCCTGA
- a CDS encoding alpha/beta hydrolase, translated as MPHVRSADGTSIGYDRLSDDGDTVVLVGGGLDDGSENVPLGEHLAGAGFAVVNYRRRGRGDSGDTQPYAVEREIEDLAAVIDATRRPAHLFGASSGGALVLEAAAAGLPVGRIAVHEVPYLLTEPMVAAWRQYVTDLGRALDAGDRDEALRLFMRLAGSSDEDIAGAEAAPVWPALLDLAPTLRYDAACLGDGPPPADRLAQVAQPVLLSTGATVDPHSAGLPVDFFGAAADAAADALPDARRLTVEIAGHVADPALLAPKLAEFYRTG; from the coding sequence ATGCCACATGTGAGATCGGCCGACGGCACCAGCATCGGGTACGACCGGCTGAGCGACGACGGCGACACCGTGGTGCTCGTCGGCGGCGGGCTCGACGACGGCAGCGAGAACGTGCCGCTGGGCGAGCACCTCGCGGGCGCCGGGTTCGCCGTCGTCAACTACCGGCGCCGCGGCCGGGGCGACAGCGGCGACACGCAGCCGTACGCCGTCGAGCGGGAGATCGAGGACCTCGCCGCGGTCATCGACGCGACCCGCCGTCCGGCGCACCTGTTCGGCGCGTCGTCGGGCGGGGCGCTGGTGTTGGAGGCGGCGGCCGCGGGGCTGCCGGTGGGCCGGATCGCCGTGCACGAGGTCCCGTACCTGCTGACCGAGCCGATGGTCGCGGCCTGGCGCCAGTACGTCACCGACCTCGGCCGCGCCCTCGATGCAGGGGACCGCGACGAGGCGTTGCGGCTGTTCATGCGGCTGGCCGGGTCGTCGGACGAGGACATTGCCGGGGCCGAGGCGGCGCCGGTCTGGCCCGCGCTGCTCGACCTCGCGCCGACGCTGCGCTACGACGCCGCCTGCCTGGGCGACGGCCCGCCGCCCGCGGACCGGCTGGCGCAGGTCGCGCAGCCGGTGCTGCTGTCGACCGGCGCGACGGTGGACCCGCACTCGGCCGGGCTGCCGGTCGACTTCTTCGGTGCGGCCGCAGACGCCGCGGCAGACGCGCTTCCGGACGCCCGGCGGCTCACCGTCGAGATCGCCGGCCACGTCGCCGATCCCGCGCTGCTGGCGCCGAAGCTGGCGGAGTTCTATCGCACTGGCTGA
- a CDS encoding glycoside hydrolase family 36 protein, translating to MSLSPGFDVVHELTASSSGAEVFEHGWQSFSPTTAYPLGTRPHRPTSERNRMLNYRQASHPGREGYFSEGVLAVADGSGAVHVVAAADPFTTGVRLQAVADPGGSVVVGADGPVAVTVVPGSSVQEALRSWAVGAVEGAGLAPARPAPTAWCSWYEYWGDVRETDVVENLGAMRTLDLPIDVVQIDDGYSAEIGDWLTPSSTFTDLRGLVEKIRGEGRRAGIWLAPFFAGARSRLADEHPDWLLRHPHGGLLHAGNNWNQDLYSLDLSHPGAAEWMSSVFSTFAEWGIDYFKIDFIAAGAIPGSRYSGVDPVTAYRDGLRLIRSAVGPSAHILGCGAPVLPSVGLVDSIRVSADTGHTLEPGDGDMCSPSQQAAVLSADGRQFMNGVFFANDPDCLIVGPKVENRETWAAHVEKVGGAVVSSDRLLGLDDWGLETTRRLLTR from the coding sequence ATGTCTCTCTCTCCCGGTTTCGACGTCGTGCACGAGCTGACCGCTTCCTCCTCGGGGGCCGAGGTGTTCGAGCACGGCTGGCAGTCCTTCAGCCCGACCACCGCCTACCCACTCGGCACCCGGCCGCACCGGCCCACGTCCGAGCGCAACCGGATGCTCAACTACCGGCAGGCGTCGCACCCCGGCCGCGAGGGTTACTTCAGCGAGGGCGTGCTGGCGGTGGCCGACGGTTCTGGTGCCGTGCACGTCGTGGCCGCGGCCGACCCGTTCACGACGGGGGTGCGGCTGCAGGCGGTCGCTGACCCTGGCGGCTCGGTCGTGGTGGGGGCGGACGGGCCGGTGGCCGTCACCGTCGTGCCCGGGTCGTCGGTTCAGGAGGCCCTGCGGTCGTGGGCTGTCGGTGCCGTGGAGGGGGCCGGTCTAGCGCCTGCTCGCCCCGCGCCGACCGCCTGGTGCTCCTGGTACGAGTACTGGGGCGACGTCCGCGAGACCGACGTCGTCGAGAACCTCGGGGCCATGCGCACGCTCGACCTGCCGATCGACGTCGTGCAGATCGACGACGGCTACTCCGCCGAGATCGGCGACTGGCTGACGCCGTCGTCGACCTTCACCGATCTCCGTGGCCTGGTCGAGAAGATCCGCGGCGAGGGCCGCCGGGCCGGCATCTGGCTGGCGCCGTTCTTCGCCGGCGCGCGGTCGCGGCTGGCCGACGAGCACCCGGACTGGCTGCTGCGGCACCCGCACGGCGGCCTGTTGCACGCCGGCAACAACTGGAACCAGGACCTGTACTCGCTCGACCTGTCGCACCCCGGCGCGGCGGAGTGGATGAGCTCGGTGTTCTCCACCTTCGCCGAGTGGGGGATCGACTACTTCAAGATCGACTTCATCGCGGCCGGGGCGATCCCGGGCTCGCGTTACTCGGGAGTCGATCCGGTGACGGCGTACCGGGACGGGTTGCGGCTGATCCGGTCGGCCGTGGGTCCGTCGGCGCACATCCTCGGCTGCGGGGCGCCGGTCCTGCCCTCGGTCGGCCTGGTCGACTCGATCCGCGTCAGCGCCGACACCGGCCACACCCTCGAGCCCGGCGACGGCGACATGTGCTCGCCGAGCCAGCAGGCCGCGGTGCTGTCGGCCGACGGGCGGCAGTTCATGAACGGCGTATTCTTCGCCAACGACCCCGACTGCCTCATCGTCGGGCCGAAGGTCGAGAACCGCGAGACCTGGGCCGCGCACGTCGAGAAGGTCGGCGGCGCCGTCGTGAGCAGCGACCGCCTGCTCGGCCTGGACGACTGGGGCCTCGAGACCACCCGCCGGTTGCTGACCCGCTGA
- a CDS encoding ABC transporter permease subunit, with protein sequence MTHVVLMAGALLMVSPFLWQFLTSLKTLGESTRIPLTVLPSSPQWSNYSEFFDVVPVGSMAVNSVLALVLRVVAQLLIASLAAYVFARLRFRFRGPLLACFLVVLMVPPQLFVIPQYEVIRTMGWLNSVQALALPGAFSAFGVFVLYQFMRTLPPELDEAAKIDGANPWQIYLRIILPLCRPALAALTILTSLFSWNDLLWPLIVNTIPDRMTLPVGLATLQGAQGTDYPVLMAGSLLTILPMVLVFVLLQKQFIRGIAMSGIKA encoded by the coding sequence GTGACGCACGTCGTGCTGATGGCCGGCGCGCTGCTCATGGTGTCGCCGTTCCTCTGGCAGTTCCTGACGTCGCTGAAGACGCTGGGGGAGTCGACCCGGATCCCGCTGACGGTGCTGCCGTCGTCGCCGCAGTGGTCGAACTACTCCGAGTTCTTCGACGTCGTGCCCGTCGGCTCGATGGCCGTGAACAGTGTGCTCGCGCTGGTGCTGCGCGTCGTCGCCCAACTGCTGATCGCGTCGCTGGCGGCGTACGTGTTCGCGCGGCTGCGCTTCCGCTTCCGCGGGCCGCTGCTGGCCTGCTTCCTGGTGGTGCTGATGGTGCCGCCGCAGCTGTTCGTGATCCCGCAGTACGAGGTGATCCGGACGATGGGCTGGCTGAACTCGGTCCAGGCGCTGGCGCTGCCCGGTGCGTTCAGCGCGTTCGGCGTGTTCGTGCTGTACCAGTTCATGCGGACGCTGCCGCCCGAGCTGGACGAGGCCGCGAAGATCGACGGGGCCAACCCCTGGCAGATCTATCTGCGGATCATCCTGCCGCTGTGCCGGCCGGCGCTGGCCGCCCTGACCATCCTCACCTCGCTGTTCTCCTGGAACGACCTGCTCTGGCCGCTGATCGTCAACACCATCCCGGACCGGATGACGCTGCCGGTCGGCCTGGCCACCCTGCAGGGCGCCCAGGGCACCGACTATCCCGTCCTGATGGCGGGCTCGCTGCTGACGATCCTGCCGATGGTGCTGGTCTTCGTCCTGCTGCAGAAACAGTTCATCCGCGGCATCGCGATGTCCGGAATCAAGGCCTGA
- a CDS encoding carbohydrate ABC transporter permease → MTVTQTKGSAAPPAPPAPPGGRRRPNRHPDNAWAAILLAVPFAGLVIFYLWPLLRTVLLSLSEGTAFTGYTVTGFDNWRQLFEGDDVWRALVNTLVYAAIVLLGVPLAMVIAALLHQKGLRGRSFYRTLYFVPVVTMPVAVAMVWRYIYNGDFGLLNEVLDSVGGPTRAWVADPDTALYAVAVVGIWMALGTNLIILAAGLEAVPETLEEAAMLDGAGPIRRFFSVTVPLLTPSIFLVSVLSVIGSLQMFDLLFIMLGRTNPALADSKTIVYLFYEEAFVRNDRPLGAVIALVTLVVTLAVTAVQFRLQRRWVTYA, encoded by the coding sequence ATGACCGTCACCCAGACGAAGGGCTCGGCGGCGCCACCCGCGCCGCCGGCCCCGCCGGGCGGCCGCCGCCGGCCGAACCGGCACCCGGACAACGCGTGGGCGGCGATCCTGCTCGCGGTGCCGTTCGCCGGCCTGGTGATCTTCTACCTGTGGCCGCTGCTGCGGACTGTGCTGCTCAGCCTCTCCGAGGGGACGGCGTTCACCGGCTACACGGTCACGGGGTTCGACAACTGGCGGCAGCTGTTCGAGGGCGACGACGTCTGGCGGGCGCTGGTCAACACGCTGGTGTACGCGGCGATCGTGCTGCTGGGCGTGCCGCTCGCCATGGTGATCGCCGCCCTGCTGCACCAGAAGGGCCTGCGCGGCCGGTCGTTCTACCGCACGCTGTACTTCGTCCCCGTCGTGACCATGCCCGTGGCCGTCGCGATGGTCTGGCGCTACATCTACAACGGCGACTTCGGCCTGCTCAACGAGGTGCTCGACTCCGTCGGCGGGCCGACGAGGGCCTGGGTGGCCGACCCCGACACCGCGCTGTACGCCGTCGCCGTCGTCGGCATCTGGATGGCGCTGGGCACCAACCTGATCATTCTGGCGGCCGGGCTCGAGGCCGTGCCGGAGACACTGGAGGAGGCGGCGATGCTCGACGGCGCCGGGCCGATCCGGCGGTTCTTCTCCGTGACGGTGCCGCTGCTGACCCCGTCGATCTTCCTGGTGTCGGTGCTGAGCGTGATCGGGTCGCTGCAGATGTTCGACCTGCTGTTCATCATGCTCGGCCGCACGAACCCGGCGCTGGCCGACTCCAAGACGATCGTCTACCTGTTCTACGAGGAGGCGTTCGTGCGCAACGACCGCCCGCTCGGCGCGGTGATCGCGCTGGTCACCCTGGTGGTGACGCTCGCGGTGACGGCCGTGCAGTTCCGCCTGCAGCGACGGTGGGTGACCTATGCGTGA